In the Candidatus Electrothrix rattekaaiensis genome, one interval contains:
- a CDS encoding Rpn family recombination-promoting nuclease/putative transposase, with amino-acid sequence MSTAENPHDSVVRQVLGRPEVAVGYFRHNLPAELAEKLDFSTLDRVQDSFIDPELHPSASDLLFTVDYISGSGSEEKRENLLLYLLIEHKSYPDRMALFQLLRYMVRIWERHCAEHRKSNALPPVYPLILYHGRKPWPYPVNFHSLISIDDPVLLRHLPEFSPVLHDVARLGDDEITGEAAAETLLLLLKYIFRPDLAERLPALLVQARTLLEDENGREIMFTLLYYLTGATGRVDEKTLEHALKETASGGEVMKSFLKKYFDQGVQKGIQKGIQKGIQKGIQKGVAQGELRLLLRQLRKRFGELPGWAEERLRQASSGMLETWSERVLTATSLEEVFSESGGSSR; translated from the coding sequence ATGAGCACAGCGGAAAATCCCCATGACAGCGTGGTCCGGCAGGTTCTCGGACGCCCGGAGGTGGCGGTCGGATATTTCCGGCACAACCTGCCTGCCGAGCTTGCGGAAAAACTGGATTTTTCCACCCTGGACAGGGTGCAGGATAGCTTCATCGACCCGGAGCTGCATCCTTCGGCTTCTGACCTGCTTTTCACTGTTGATTATATTTCTGGTAGCGGTTCAGAGGAAAAACGGGAAAATCTCCTGCTTTATCTGCTTATTGAACACAAGAGCTATCCCGACCGGATGGCTCTGTTCCAGCTCCTGCGCTATATGGTCCGCATTTGGGAAAGGCACTGCGCAGAACACCGGAAGAGCAATGCGTTGCCGCCAGTCTACCCGCTGATTCTCTATCACGGCAGGAAACCGTGGCCGTATCCGGTAAATTTTCACTCGCTGATCTCTATTGATGACCCGGTGCTATTACGACATCTTCCTGAATTTTCTCCGGTGCTGCACGACGTGGCCCGTCTTGGCGATGATGAGATCACTGGCGAGGCCGCTGCCGAAACCCTGCTGCTTCTGCTCAAATACATCTTCCGGCCTGACTTGGCGGAACGCCTTCCCGCTCTGTTGGTCCAGGCCCGTACCCTGCTGGAGGATGAAAACGGTCGTGAAATCATGTTCACTCTGCTGTACTACCTCACCGGTGCTACTGGCAGGGTGGATGAAAAAACACTTGAACATGCTCTCAAAGAAACCGCTTCTGGAGGTGAGGTTATGAAATCTTTTTTGAAAAAATATTTTGATCAGGGTGTGCAGAAAGGCATCCAGAAGGGGATCCAGAAGGGGATCCAGAAAGGCATCCAGAAAGGTGTCGCACAGGGAGAACTCCGACTGCTTCTCCGGCAGCTACGCAAACGTTTCGGGGAACTGCCCGGTTGGGCTGAAGAGCGGTTGCGGCAGGCCTCTTCAGGGATGCTGGAGACCTGGTCCGAACGGGTTCTGACCGCCACCAGTCTGGAGGAGGTTTTTTCCGAATCGGGTGGATCATCCCGTTAA
- the cas2 gene encoding CRISPR-associated endonuclease Cas2, producing MSNFSRYVIAYDISNQRERSRVSKTLSGYGFRVQKSVFECSLSTGGKAKLEEELEQLDLQSGYLHIYHLNKQAKRSEIGKAPPSPDNGFAFVV from the coding sequence ATGAGCAATTTCAGCCGATACGTCATCGCCTACGACATCAGCAATCAGCGGGAACGCAGTCGGGTCAGCAAAACCCTGAGCGGCTACGGTTTCCGGGTTCAGAAATCGGTGTTTGAATGCTCGCTGTCAACGGGCGGCAAGGCCAAGCTGGAAGAGGAACTGGAGCAGCTGGACCTGCAAAGCGGTTATCTCCATATCTACCATCTCAACAAGCAGGCAAAACGGAGCGAAATCGGCAAGGCACCGCCTTCTCCAGACAACGGTTTTGCTTTTGTCGTCTAA